The proteins below come from a single Nocardioides eburneiflavus genomic window:
- the pdxS gene encoding pyridoxal 5'-phosphate synthase lyase subunit PdxS, giving the protein MAEHTPQTLSETSSETPIEHGTSRVKRGMAEMLKGGVIMDVVTAEQAKIAEDAGAVAVMALERVPADIRAQGGVSRMSDPDMIDSIIEAVSIPVMAKARIGHFAEAQVLQSLGVDYIDESEVLTPADYANHIDKWKFTVPFVCGATNLGEALRRITEGAAMIRSKGEAGTGDVSNAVMHMRTIGGELRRLHSMSEDELYVAAKELQAPFELVKEVAAAGKLPVVLFTAGGIATPADAAMMMQLGAEGVFVGSGIFKSGNPAERAEAIVKATTFFDDPDVVAKVSRGLGEAMVGINVDEIPQPHRLAERGW; this is encoded by the coding sequence ATGGCTGAGCACACCCCCCAGACGCTTTCCGAGACGTCCTCCGAGACCCCCATCGAGCACGGCACGAGCCGCGTCAAGCGCGGCATGGCCGAGATGCTCAAGGGCGGCGTGATCATGGACGTCGTCACCGCCGAGCAGGCGAAGATCGCCGAGGACGCCGGCGCCGTGGCCGTGATGGCCCTCGAGCGCGTCCCGGCCGACATCCGCGCCCAGGGCGGCGTGTCGCGGATGAGCGACCCCGACATGATCGACTCCATCATCGAGGCCGTCTCGATCCCGGTGATGGCCAAGGCCCGCATCGGCCACTTCGCCGAGGCGCAGGTCCTGCAGTCCCTCGGCGTGGACTACATCGACGAGTCCGAGGTGCTGACCCCGGCCGACTACGCCAACCACATCGACAAGTGGAAGTTCACCGTCCCGTTCGTGTGCGGTGCGACCAACCTGGGCGAGGCGCTGCGCCGCATCACCGAGGGCGCGGCGATGATCCGCTCCAAGGGCGAGGCCGGCACCGGCGACGTGTCCAACGCGGTGATGCACATGCGCACCATCGGTGGTGAGCTGCGCCGGCTGCACAGCATGTCCGAGGACGAGCTCTACGTCGCAGCCAAGGAGCTGCAGGCCCCCTTCGAGCTGGTCAAGGAGGTCGCCGCCGCGGGCAAGCTCCCGGTCGTCCTCTTCACCGCCGGCGGCATCGCCACCCCGGCCGACGCCGCGATGATGATGCAGCTCGGCGCCGAGGGCGTCTTCGTCGGCTCCGGCATCTTCAAGTCGGGCAACCCGGCCGAGCGCGCCGAGGCGATCGTCAAGGCGACCACGTTCTTCGACGACCCCGACGTGGTCGCGAAGGTCTCGCGTGGGCTCGGCGAGGCCATGGTGGGCATCAACGTCGACGAGATCCCGCAGCCCCACCGCCTGGCCGAGCGCGGCTGGTAG
- a CDS encoding HNH endonuclease signature motif containing protein, with protein MSEVLFVPGAGEVEDLSAAELLALARSRKSAEDRAAADLLDVAARWADLHPPESIHTAASFTVPGSQHEEPIAGEGAPLVAEFCCAELGTVLGITSTAAKKLIGHALELRHRLPRLWAQVHAGQVPAWRARAIADTTIHSSPALTREAAGFVDAQVAAVAGRVGSAQLDRLVAETIRRYDLAVADPAADPEDGYLHVDPRHVTVDTDDVHYAGTMRIEAEVDIADALDLDRAVAHHAAARAALGSTESLDVRRAKALGDLARTQTALELAFQGADAAADIDEPDLPAARAVVIHAHVDASFSGDTTVFGPTGRMENGQRLVLLEQIQSWCADTRTEVTIKPVIDLNTTLTAQTRKVPATIREHVILRDRTCVFPFCTRPARRCDVDHIIPWDDDAHAEGRPQPGPTTTSNLACLCRFHHRLKTHSPWRYAMVEPGVFKWTSPHGHRYRRDHTGTTDLDPPDPPGIPRPRRR; from the coding sequence ATGAGCGAAGTGCTGTTCGTGCCGGGAGCAGGTGAGGTCGAGGACCTTTCTGCTGCCGAGCTGCTCGCGCTCGCTCGAAGCCGGAAGTCCGCCGAGGACCGGGCCGCAGCAGACCTCCTCGATGTCGCGGCCCGCTGGGCGGACCTGCACCCGCCGGAGTCGATCCACACGGCAGCGTCGTTCACGGTGCCGGGGTCGCAGCACGAGGAGCCCATCGCGGGTGAGGGTGCTCCGCTGGTGGCGGAGTTCTGTTGCGCCGAGCTCGGCACCGTCCTCGGGATCACGTCGACGGCGGCGAAGAAGCTCATCGGCCACGCCCTCGAGCTGCGCCACCGCCTGCCGCGGTTGTGGGCTCAGGTCCACGCCGGGCAGGTGCCCGCCTGGCGGGCCCGGGCGATCGCGGACACCACCATCCACTCCTCGCCCGCATTGACTCGTGAGGCGGCCGGGTTCGTCGACGCGCAGGTCGCGGCCGTCGCCGGACGTGTCGGGTCCGCGCAGCTCGACCGGCTCGTCGCCGAGACCATCAGGCGCTACGACCTTGCGGTCGCCGACCCGGCCGCGGATCCCGAGGACGGCTACCTGCACGTGGACCCGCGCCACGTCACCGTGGACACCGACGACGTGCACTACGCCGGCACGATGCGGATCGAGGCCGAGGTCGACATCGCCGACGCCCTCGACCTCGACCGCGCCGTCGCCCACCACGCTGCGGCTCGGGCCGCGCTCGGCTCGACCGAGTCCCTGGACGTGCGGCGGGCGAAGGCCCTCGGGGACCTCGCCAGGACGCAGACCGCGCTCGAGCTCGCGTTCCAGGGTGCCGACGCCGCCGCCGATATCGACGAGCCGGACCTGCCGGCTGCTCGGGCGGTGGTGATCCACGCCCACGTCGACGCGTCTTTCTCCGGCGACACCACCGTGTTCGGGCCCACCGGCCGCATGGAGAACGGCCAACGTCTCGTCCTGCTCGAGCAGATCCAGTCCTGGTGCGCCGACACCCGCACCGAGGTCACCATCAAGCCCGTCATCGACCTCAACACCACGCTGACCGCGCAGACGCGGAAGGTCCCGGCAACGATCCGCGAACACGTGATCCTGAGGGATCGCACGTGCGTGTTCCCGTTCTGCACCCGCCCGGCACGGCGCTGCGACGTCGACCACATCATCCCGTGGGACGACGACGCCCATGCCGAGGGTCGCCCGCAACCCGGGCCGACGACCACGAGCAACCTCGCCTGCCTGTGCCGGTTCCACCACCGGTTGAAGACCCACTCACCCTGGCGCTACGCCATGGTCGAGCCCGGAGTGTTCAAGTGGACCTCACCGCACGGCCACCGCTACCGCCGCGACCACACCGGCACCACCGACCTCGACCCACCAGACCCACCCGGCATTCCACGACCACGCCGACGATGA
- a CDS encoding inositol monophosphatase family protein — MDDDSRLQRDAALAADLVREAALLAARIRAEGLDVERKTSGSDIVTQADTAAERLIVQQLTAERPDDAIVGEEGTSRPGTSGRTWVIDPVDGTFNFSRGSDWWCSAIALRDEEDVLLGAVHHAASLRTWVGGPELRSTCDGVPLGPLPDTPREERCAATYLHPPFYGSEVGEAFTRALGQVGTLRMLGSGTMDVMAIASGQWDVLFQHSVADWDRLPGAAIIRGAGGESVLVPASGVAWTVTGAPAAVADVRAALLDR, encoded by the coding sequence GTGGACGACGACTCCCGGTTGCAGCGCGACGCCGCGCTCGCCGCCGACCTCGTCCGCGAGGCCGCCCTGCTGGCCGCGCGGATCCGCGCCGAAGGGCTCGACGTCGAGCGCAAGACCAGCGGGTCCGACATCGTGACCCAGGCCGACACCGCTGCCGAGCGGCTGATCGTCCAGCAGCTCACGGCCGAGCGCCCCGACGACGCGATCGTGGGGGAGGAGGGCACGTCGCGGCCCGGCACCTCGGGTCGTACGTGGGTCATCGACCCGGTGGACGGCACCTTCAACTTCTCCCGCGGCAGCGACTGGTGGTGCAGCGCGATCGCGCTCCGCGACGAGGAGGACGTGCTGCTCGGCGCGGTCCACCACGCCGCCTCGCTCCGCACGTGGGTCGGCGGACCCGAGCTGCGCAGCACCTGCGACGGGGTGCCGCTCGGCCCCCTGCCCGACACCCCGCGCGAGGAGCGGTGCGCCGCGACCTACCTCCACCCGCCGTTCTACGGCAGCGAGGTGGGAGAGGCGTTCACCCGTGCCCTCGGGCAGGTCGGCACCCTTCGGATGCTGGGCTCGGGGACGATGGACGTCATGGCGATCGCCTCGGGCCAGTGGGACGTGCTGTTCCAGCACTCCGTGGCCGACTGGGACCGGCTCCCTGGTGCGGCCATCATCCGTGGCGCGGGCGGCGAGTCGGTCCTCGTGCCGGCGTCCGGGGTGGCCTGGACAGTCACCGGCGCCCCGGCCGCCGTGGCTGACGTCCGCGCCGCCCTGCTCGACCGGTAG
- the pgsA gene encoding phosphatidylinositol phosphate synthase — protein MLDRFKAFWQGKMLAPFVNLFVRLGISPDVVTLVGTLGVSFGALYFFSQGWVWQGVLFITAFVFSDLVDGAMARKVGRKDDFGAFLDSTLDRIADGALFGGLALFFAWHRESHLYLVLTLVILVMGAVTSYARAKADHLGYDAKVGIAERPDRLVGMLVPAFFADVLDLWILLEVALWALAVAATVTVAQRIWVVRRQALARAAAQA, from the coding sequence GTGCTCGATCGGTTCAAGGCCTTCTGGCAGGGCAAGATGCTCGCGCCCTTCGTCAACCTGTTCGTCCGCCTGGGCATCAGCCCCGACGTGGTGACGCTGGTCGGCACTCTCGGGGTGAGCTTCGGCGCGCTCTACTTCTTCTCCCAGGGCTGGGTCTGGCAGGGTGTCCTCTTCATCACCGCCTTCGTCTTCAGCGACCTGGTCGACGGCGCGATGGCCCGCAAGGTCGGCCGCAAGGACGACTTCGGCGCCTTCCTCGACTCCACCCTCGACCGGATCGCCGACGGAGCCCTGTTCGGGGGGCTGGCCCTCTTCTTCGCCTGGCACCGCGAGAGCCACCTCTACCTCGTGCTGACCCTCGTCATCCTGGTCATGGGCGCGGTCACGTCGTACGCCCGGGCCAAGGCCGACCACCTCGGCTACGACGCCAAGGTCGGCATCGCGGAGCGTCCCGACCGACTCGTCGGCATGCTCGTCCCCGCCTTCTTCGCCGACGTCCTCGACCTGTGGATCCTGCTCGAGGTCGCCCTCTGGGCGCTGGCCGTCGCGGCCACCGTGACCGTGGCCCAGCGCATCTGGGTCGTACGCCGCCAGGCCCTCGCGCGGGCGGCCGCCCAGGCCTGA
- a CDS encoding HIT family protein: MSDVSDESLDGLERIWTPHRMAYVRTAVDDEGCPFCAIPAHPDEESLVVARGDTAYAVLNLHPYNPGHLMVLPYRHVADLTDLTPEEAAEVMAMTQQALRTIRSVSRPHSFNVGLNLGRSAGGSLSEHLHQHVVPRWTGDANFITVVGGTKLLPQLLHDTRELLADAWSGA; this comes from the coding sequence ATGAGCGATGTCAGCGACGAGAGCCTCGATGGACTCGAGCGCATCTGGACACCTCACCGCATGGCCTACGTCCGGACCGCCGTGGACGACGAGGGCTGCCCGTTCTGCGCCATCCCCGCCCACCCCGACGAGGAGTCGCTCGTCGTCGCGCGCGGCGACACCGCGTATGCCGTGCTCAACCTGCACCCCTACAACCCCGGCCACCTGATGGTGCTGCCCTACCGCCACGTCGCCGACCTCACCGACCTCACACCCGAGGAGGCGGCCGAGGTCATGGCGATGACGCAGCAGGCCCTGCGCACGATCCGGTCCGTGAGCCGGCCCCACTCGTTCAACGTCGGGCTCAACCTCGGCCGCTCGGCCGGCGGTTCGCTGTCGGAGCACCTCCACCAGCACGTGGTGCCGCGCTGGACCGGTGACGCCAACTTCATCACCGTGGTCGGCGGCACCAAGCTGCTGCCCCAGCTGCTCCACGACACCCGCGAGCTCCTGGCCGACGCCTGGTCCGGGGCCTGA
- the thrS gene encoding threonine--tRNA ligase — translation MSDIQVVRIHADQRAETTVTTGTKAWELFRDDADVVAARVAGQLKDLAYELADGDVVEGVAIDSADGRDILRHSTAHVMAQAVQQIWPEAKLGIGPPVENGFYYDFDVDTPFVPEDLVKIESAMRKIIKENQRFERRVTTDADALDELKDEPYKLELIGLKGGAGAADTEGASVEVGAGELTIYDNIGRNGEAKWSDLCRGPHLPTTKRIPAFKLMRSAAAYWRGDEKNKQLQRIYGTAWESKEALDEHLHRIEEAERRDHRKLGRELDLYSFPDEIGSGMAVFHPRGGVIKREMEDYVRRRHLEEGFDYVGTPHISKDGLFHTSGHLPYYADTMFPPMEMEHAEYRLKAMNCPMHNLIYRSRQRSYRELPLRFFEFGSVYRYEKSGVVHGLTRVRAMTQDDSHSYVTPEQAPAEVEHLLTFVTGLLRDFGLDDYYFELSTRDDSKPDKFIGSDDQWETATEVLETAARKFGVDLVPDPGGAAFYGPKISVQARDAIGRTWQMSTIQYDFNQPAVDRFNLEYVAADGSRQQPVMIHSAKFGSIERFIGVLVEHYAGAFPPWLAPVQAQGIPIAERHNDYLFDIARQMKAKGLRVEIDESDDRMQKKIRNAQLQKVPFMMIAGDDDVEKGAVSFRYRDGRQDNGVPLAEAIERVAAAVASREQV, via the coding sequence GTGTCCGACATCCAGGTCGTCCGCATCCACGCCGATCAGCGTGCGGAGACCACGGTCACGACGGGCACCAAGGCCTGGGAGCTGTTCCGCGACGACGCCGACGTGGTCGCGGCGCGGGTGGCCGGCCAGCTCAAGGACCTGGCCTACGAGCTCGCCGACGGCGACGTGGTCGAGGGCGTGGCCATCGACAGTGCCGACGGTCGCGACATCCTGCGGCACTCGACCGCGCACGTGATGGCGCAGGCCGTGCAGCAGATCTGGCCCGAGGCCAAGCTCGGCATCGGCCCGCCGGTGGAGAACGGGTTCTACTACGACTTCGACGTCGATACCCCGTTCGTGCCCGAGGACCTGGTGAAGATCGAGTCCGCGATGCGCAAGATCATCAAGGAGAACCAGCGCTTCGAGCGCCGGGTCACCACCGACGCCGACGCGCTCGACGAGCTCAAGGACGAGCCCTACAAGCTCGAGCTCATCGGCCTCAAGGGCGGCGCGGGCGCCGCCGACACCGAGGGTGCGTCGGTGGAGGTCGGGGCCGGCGAGCTCACCATCTACGACAACATCGGCCGCAACGGCGAGGCGAAGTGGTCCGACCTGTGTCGCGGCCCGCACCTGCCGACCACCAAGCGGATCCCGGCCTTCAAGCTCATGCGCAGTGCCGCTGCGTACTGGCGCGGCGACGAGAAGAACAAGCAGCTCCAGCGCATCTACGGCACCGCGTGGGAGTCCAAGGAGGCGCTCGACGAGCACCTCCACCGCATCGAGGAGGCCGAGCGGCGCGACCACCGCAAGCTCGGTCGCGAGCTCGACCTCTACTCGTTCCCCGACGAGATCGGGTCGGGCATGGCGGTCTTCCACCCCAGGGGTGGCGTGATCAAGCGGGAGATGGAGGACTACGTCCGTCGCCGGCACCTCGAGGAGGGCTTCGACTACGTCGGCACCCCGCACATCAGCAAGGACGGGCTGTTCCACACCTCCGGGCACCTGCCCTACTACGCGGACACCATGTTCCCGCCGATGGAGATGGAGCACGCCGAGTACCGCCTCAAGGCGATGAACTGCCCGATGCACAACCTGATCTACCGCTCGCGCCAGCGGTCCTACCGTGAGCTGCCGCTGCGGTTCTTCGAGTTCGGGTCCGTGTACCGCTACGAGAAGTCCGGCGTCGTCCACGGCCTCACCCGGGTCCGTGCGATGACCCAGGACGACTCCCACTCCTACGTCACCCCGGAGCAGGCCCCGGCGGAGGTCGAGCACCTGCTCACCTTCGTCACCGGCCTGCTGCGCGACTTCGGCCTCGACGACTACTACTTCGAGCTCTCGACCCGCGACGACTCCAAGCCCGACAAGTTCATCGGCTCCGACGACCAGTGGGAGACCGCGACCGAGGTGCTGGAGACCGCCGCTCGGAAGTTCGGCGTCGACCTCGTGCCCGACCCGGGCGGCGCGGCCTTCTACGGTCCGAAGATCTCGGTGCAGGCCAGGGACGCGATCGGCCGGACGTGGCAGATGTCGACCATCCAGTACGACTTCAACCAGCCCGCGGTCGACCGCTTCAACCTGGAGTACGTCGCGGCCGACGGCAGCCGCCAGCAGCCGGTCATGATCCACTCCGCCAAGTTCGGCTCGATCGAGCGGTTCATCGGCGTCCTGGTCGAGCACTACGCCGGCGCGTTCCCGCCCTGGCTCGCGCCCGTCCAGGCCCAGGGCATCCCGATCGCCGAGCGCCACAACGACTACCTCTTCGACATCGCGCGGCAGATGAAGGCGAAGGGCCTGCGGGTGGAGATCGACGAGTCCGACGACCGGATGCAGAAGAAGATCCGCAACGCGCAGCTGCAGAAGGTGCCGTTCATGATGATCGCCGGCGACGACGACGTCGAGAAGGGTGCCGTGAGCTTCCGCTACCGCGACGGCCGCCAGGACAACGGCGTGCCGCTCGCCGAGGCGATCGAGCGGGTGGCCGCCGCGGTCGCGAGTCGCGAGCAGGTCTGA
- a CDS encoding MalY/PatB family protein, producing the protein MTGRRPVVDLTEEQARRALPLKWGTVPPGVIPAWVAEMDYALDPVVLEALQRALADGVTGYPLFGFDPGLAEAYTGFAGRHFCWAPEPEAVLPVVDVTAGVRVALDVFSGPGGVVFPTPGYNAQLGLAGLTGREEHLLEVPPSADRAEIDLDRLDALLADGAQTLLLTQPHNPWGRVFTRAELEGIRDVVLRHGARVVSDEIHAPLALPGAEHVSYLAIEGTQDHAVAVVAASKAFNTAGLRCAQLVVPDPESRRLLADQPMARNDSHSPLGAIAARTAYAEGDPWLASLVERLDQQRTLLAELLAAHLPDVRMRPLEATYLAWLDASAYGHDDPAAVALDRGRVKVSPGHSYAPGSTGQVRLNIATSPGRLTEIVERLATAWT; encoded by the coding sequence GTGACCGGCCGCCGGCCCGTCGTCGACCTCACCGAGGAGCAGGCGCGGCGCGCGCTGCCCCTGAAGTGGGGCACGGTCCCGCCCGGCGTCATCCCCGCCTGGGTCGCGGAGATGGACTACGCCCTCGACCCGGTGGTGCTCGAGGCGCTGCAGCGGGCCCTCGCCGACGGCGTCACCGGCTACCCGCTCTTCGGGTTCGACCCCGGCCTCGCCGAGGCGTACACCGGGTTCGCCGGGCGGCACTTCTGCTGGGCACCGGAGCCCGAGGCCGTCCTGCCCGTCGTCGACGTGACGGCCGGTGTCCGGGTGGCCCTCGACGTGTTCTCCGGTCCCGGTGGAGTGGTGTTCCCGACGCCCGGCTACAACGCGCAGCTCGGGCTGGCCGGGCTCACGGGGCGCGAGGAGCACCTGCTCGAGGTCCCGCCGTCCGCCGACCGTGCCGAGATCGACCTCGACCGCCTGGACGCGCTCCTCGCCGACGGCGCGCAGACGTTGCTGCTCACCCAGCCGCACAACCCGTGGGGCCGGGTCTTCACCCGCGCCGAGCTGGAGGGTATCCGCGACGTGGTGCTGCGCCACGGCGCTCGGGTGGTCAGCGACGAGATCCATGCCCCGCTGGCGCTTCCCGGTGCGGAGCACGTCTCCTACCTCGCCATCGAGGGCACCCAGGACCACGCGGTGGCGGTGGTCGCCGCGTCCAAGGCCTTCAACACCGCGGGCCTGCGGTGCGCACAGCTGGTCGTCCCCGACCCCGAGTCCCGCCGGCTGCTCGCCGACCAGCCGATGGCGCGCAATGACTCGCACTCGCCGCTGGGCGCGATCGCCGCACGCACCGCGTACGCCGAGGGCGACCCGTGGCTCGCATCGCTCGTCGAGCGGCTCGACCAGCAGCGCACCCTGCTCGCCGAGCTCCTCGCCGCCCACCTGCCGGACGTACGGATGCGCCCGCTCGAGGCGACCTACCTCGCCTGGCTCGACGCCTCCGCCTACGGCCACGACGACCCCGCCGCGGTCGCGCTCGACCGCGGCCGGGTCAAGGTGAGCCCGGGACACTCGTACGCCCCTGGCTCCACCGGCCAGGTCCGGCTCAACATCGCCACCTCGCCCGGGCGGCTGACCGAGATCGTGGAGCGGCTCGCGACAGCCTGGACCTGA
- a CDS encoding GNAT family N-acetyltransferase: MTSIRPAVPADMAGVADLWHEGWHDGHAGHVPDGLTAARTLAAFHERTPLRVADTAVAVAESGSEDGSVVGFVMVVGDEVEQVFVSRAARGTGLASALLTEAERRVAAGGHATAWLAVVVGNARARRFYEKQGWVDEGDLAYEVTAGGETFVSPCRRYVKRV; this comes from the coding sequence ATGACGTCGATCCGACCGGCCGTGCCGGCCGACATGGCCGGGGTGGCGGACCTGTGGCACGAGGGCTGGCACGACGGGCACGCCGGGCACGTGCCGGACGGCCTGACCGCTGCGCGCACGCTGGCGGCCTTCCACGAGCGCACTCCCCTGCGCGTGGCGGACACGGCCGTCGCGGTCGCGGAGAGCGGATCGGAGGACGGATCGGTCGTCGGCTTCGTGATGGTGGTGGGCGACGAGGTGGAGCAGGTCTTCGTGTCGCGGGCTGCACGCGGGACCGGGCTAGCGTCCGCCCTGCTCACCGAGGCCGAGCGCCGGGTCGCGGCCGGCGGGCACGCCACCGCCTGGCTGGCAGTCGTGGTGGGAAACGCCCGGGCGCGGCGGTTCTACGAGAAGCAGGGCTGGGTCGACGAGGGCGACCTGGCGTACGAGGTGACGGCGGGCGGGGAGACGTTCGTGTCACCGTGCCGGAGGTACGTGAAGCGGGTGTGA